One window of the Candidatus Hydrogenedentota bacterium genome contains the following:
- the csrA gene encoding carbon storage regulator CsrA: MLVLTRKENESIMIGNDVEIKVLDLKDNQVKLGIVAPRSLAVHRREVYLAIQAENAQAASAPHIDAVSGLIP; encoded by the coding sequence ATGCTCGTGCTGACGCGTAAGGAAAACGAGAGCATCATGATCGGCAACGATGTCGAGATCAAGGTCCTCGACCTGAAGGACAACCAGGTCAAACTGGGCATCGTGGCGCCGCGTTCGCTCGCCGTGCACCGGCGCGAGGTCTATCTCGCCATCCAGGCGGAGAACGCGCAGGCGGCCAGTGCGCCCCACATAGATGCCGTCTCGGGGCTCATCCCGTAG
- a CDS encoding glycosyltransferase: MNAPRVLTFNFHEPYLCLMAKTGLTLHVGQYEGGVLARPWFTHYRPVPSNIVLAPEREWRAGLMTGRYDVVIAHNENNALDVLKAPARKLLVCHNRRTFLATTAKTERGNPVESFRDLIACLRETFEFIFISESKRDDYGVPGRVILPGVDLDEYGGYTGDDARVLRAGNMMRERDLMFDVAFQEKVVAGLPNLVVGENPGITGSRPAQSFEELRDRYRRLRCLLHVTREAYEDGYNLVMLEAMATGMPVVALANPTSPLTDGVDGFVSCEPDVLRGRVESLLRDQALAREIGARGRETVARKFPVTAFVESWRAAILEAADHSTQRFGGIPAPRTPARPLNILLHYMASPITTGRYFEEALRAQHQVLTAGFRVPEDVLAHWGFPMPAPPYPPHLIDLPLGAAWQDIAAALPPGFEPGLYFWIDSGPKEVPAGIESLDVPKVAYLIDSHVAPELRLEMARHFDCVFLAQRAQIDAFRDAGIRHVYWSPLACSPALHQVPPRKRTLDFAYVGSFSTEEDARRARLLESARARFPRSFVGKAWPADMARIYSGAKIVVNACVHRDVNMRVFEAMASGALLITDEADGLEDLFEDGKHFVLYSNDAELPDLIAYYLDHEAERSQIGEAGRQRVLQEHTYAQRAAEILETTRTFAGVSGRGGAASSEVGAYYECPRPELLPFIPLQARRVLDVGCGAGAFGWLLKRQRRNVEVTGLEIVERAAAQARRVLDHVLTGSIETMDLPFPDGHFDCIVCADVLEHLVEPAQAIRKLARVLAPDGLIVISIPNVRYHAVLESLSLGRWQYTDRGILDRTHLRFFTRPELEALIRDAGLDLCELAPLSTANEDAAPRREDGSVRLGKITIAGVDDADYTALRVYQYRVLAGHPGADRLACARLALENGHAEAAVTLALHAVGVDECERRRIAAKAHVRLGQLRQAETLLREALALRPESDEVQSELGTLLLGMNRVDAARPLLERAVAANPENGRALGALGLVNVAEHRAESAYEYLKKALETGYEHLPLFKHFMPLAEDLDRVEDALPVLERFADFYSGNSELACACAAWRLRAGDAAGARDRLETLLLFEPENPRAQELLRQIENLGSD, translated from the coding sequence ATGAATGCGCCTCGCGTCCTGACCTTCAACTTTCATGAACCCTATCTCTGCCTGATGGCCAAGACCGGGCTCACGCTGCATGTCGGCCAGTATGAGGGCGGCGTGCTCGCGCGCCCCTGGTTCACCCACTACCGGCCCGTGCCCTCCAATATCGTGCTGGCGCCGGAGCGCGAATGGCGCGCCGGCCTCATGACCGGCCGCTACGACGTCGTCATCGCCCATAACGAGAACAACGCCCTCGACGTGCTCAAGGCGCCCGCACGCAAGCTGCTCGTCTGCCACAACCGCCGCACCTTCCTCGCCACAACGGCAAAGACGGAGCGCGGCAATCCCGTCGAATCGTTTCGCGACCTCATCGCCTGTCTGCGCGAGACCTTCGAATTCATCTTCATTTCGGAATCCAAGCGCGACGACTACGGCGTTCCCGGGCGGGTCATCCTGCCCGGCGTCGACCTCGACGAGTATGGCGGCTACACGGGCGACGACGCCCGCGTGCTTCGCGCCGGCAACATGATGCGCGAACGCGATCTCATGTTCGACGTCGCCTTTCAGGAAAAGGTTGTGGCGGGTCTGCCCAACCTCGTCGTCGGCGAGAATCCCGGGATAACCGGCTCCAGACCGGCGCAGTCTTTCGAGGAACTGCGCGACCGCTACCGGCGGCTCCGGTGCCTGCTGCACGTCACACGGGAAGCCTACGAAGACGGGTATAACCTCGTCATGCTCGAAGCCATGGCCACGGGCATGCCCGTCGTCGCGCTTGCCAACCCCACGTCGCCGCTTACGGATGGCGTGGATGGCTTTGTTTCCTGCGAGCCCGACGTGTTGCGCGGCCGCGTCGAATCGCTCCTGCGCGACCAGGCCCTCGCTCGTGAAATCGGCGCGCGCGGCCGCGAAACCGTCGCGCGCAAGTTTCCGGTCACGGCGTTCGTCGAGAGCTGGCGCGCGGCCATTCTTGAGGCCGCGGACCATTCCACGCAGCGGTTCGGGGGCATTCCGGCGCCGCGCACTCCGGCGCGGCCGCTCAACATTCTCCTGCACTACATGGCATCACCCATCACGACGGGCCGCTACTTCGAGGAAGCGTTGCGCGCGCAACATCAGGTGCTCACCGCGGGCTTCCGCGTACCCGAAGACGTGCTGGCCCACTGGGGTTTCCCAATGCCTGCGCCGCCGTATCCGCCGCACCTTATCGATTTGCCGCTCGGCGCGGCGTGGCAGGACATCGCCGCAGCGCTGCCGCCCGGCTTCGAGCCCGGCCTGTATTTCTGGATTGATTCCGGCCCAAAGGAGGTTCCCGCGGGCATCGAGTCACTGGACGTGCCGAAAGTGGCGTATCTGATCGATTCCCATGTCGCGCCCGAACTGCGACTTGAAATGGCCCGCCACTTCGATTGTGTCTTCCTCGCCCAGCGCGCTCAGATCGACGCGTTCCGCGACGCGGGCATTCGTCACGTCTATTGGTCGCCCCTCGCGTGCAGCCCAGCATTGCACCAGGTTCCGCCGCGCAAGCGCACGCTCGATTTCGCCTATGTCGGCAGCTTCAGCACGGAAGAAGACGCGCGGCGCGCGCGCCTGCTTGAATCCGCGCGCGCGCGCTTTCCCCGCTCCTTCGTTGGCAAGGCCTGGCCCGCCGACATGGCCCGGATCTACAGCGGCGCGAAGATCGTCGTCAACGCGTGCGTCCATCGCGACGTCAACATGCGCGTATTCGAAGCCATGGCCTCCGGCGCCCTGCTCATCACCGACGAAGCCGACGGACTCGAGGACCTCTTCGAGGACGGGAAACACTTCGTCCTCTACTCCAACGACGCGGAACTGCCGGACCTCATCGCCTATTATCTGGATCACGAAGCGGAGCGCTCGCAAATCGGGGAAGCCGGGCGTCAACGCGTCCTGCAGGAGCACACGTATGCGCAGCGCGCCGCGGAAATTCTCGAAACCACGCGCACGTTCGCGGGCGTGAGCGGCCGCGGCGGCGCCGCATCCTCGGAAGTGGGCGCATACTACGAGTGCCCGCGGCCGGAACTGCTCCCGTTCATCCCGCTGCAGGCGCGGCGCGTCCTGGACGTCGGCTGCGGCGCGGGCGCGTTCGGCTGGCTGCTCAAGCGGCAGCGCCGCAACGTGGAAGTGACCGGACTCGAGATTGTCGAGCGGGCCGCGGCACAGGCGCGGCGCGTCCTGGACCACGTGCTCACCGGCAGTATCGAGACCATGGACCTTCCCTTCCCGGACGGGCATTTCGACTGCATCGTTTGCGCGGACGTGCTCGAGCATCTCGTGGAGCCGGCGCAGGCAATCAGGAAACTCGCGCGCGTGCTCGCCCCCGACGGACTCATCGTCATCAGCATCCCGAACGTCCGGTACCACGCGGTGCTGGAGAGCCTCTCCCTTGGACGCTGGCAGTACACGGACCGGGGCATTCTCGACCGCACGCACCTGCGCTTTTTCACGCGTCCGGAGCTCGAGGCGCTTATCCGCGACGCGGGATTGGACCTCTGCGAACTGGCGCCCCTTTCCACGGCGAACGAGGACGCGGCGCCACGCCGGGAAGACGGATCGGTGCGCCTTGGCAAGATCACAATCGCGGGTGTAGACGATGCGGACTACACCGCGCTGCGCGTATATCAATACCGGGTGCTGGCGGGCCATCCCGGCGCGGACCGGCTGGCCTGTGCGCGGCTCGCGCTCGAAAACGGCCATGCGGAGGCCGCCGTTACGCTTGCCCTGCACGCGGTGGGCGTGGATGAATGCGAACGCCGCCGCATCGCCGCGAAGGCGCACGTCCGTCTCGGTCAGCTGAGACAGGCCGAGACGCTGCTGCGCGAGGCACTGGCTCTGCGTCCCGAAAGCGACGAAGTGCAAAGCGAACTGGGCACCCTGCTTCTGGGCATGAACCGCGTCGACGCCGCACGCCCCCTGCTCGAACGGGCCGTAGCCGCGAACCCCGAAAACGGCCGCGCGCTCGGCGCGCTCGGTCTCGTCAACGTCGCGGAACATCGGGCGGAATCCGCCTATGAATATCTCAAGAAGGCGCTCGAAACCGGCTATGAGCATCTTCCCCTGTTCAAGCATTTCATGCCTCTGGCCGAAGATCTCGACCGGGTCGAAGACGCGCTGCCCGTGCTGGAACGCTTCGCCGATTTCTACTCCGGCAATAGCGAATTGGCCTGTGCCTGCGCCGCGTGGCGGCTGCGGGCAGGCGATGCCGCCGGCGCGCGGGACCGCTTGGAGACCTTGCTCCTGTTCGAGCCGGAAAACCCGCGCGCGCAGGAGCTGTTGCGGCAAATCGAAAACCTGGGGAGCGACTGA